From the genome of Papaver somniferum cultivar HN1 chromosome 2, ASM357369v1, whole genome shotgun sequence, one region includes:
- the LOC113351681 gene encoding uncharacterized protein LOC113351681: MALVQTLASQIPNIKFRHLCRRDLRHADALAYISSMLRDESVKAIKITKVYEPSIAPQQSFVTNREDDAGEDIADDNVGEDIHDDFVEDDILSRANEDGDFSNEEDWRTEIHMFLEEGTLSADLNQARKIQSKAGRYDLRDGILYKKSFLGPLLRYLSREEGHHILKDIHYGDACNHSGMRSLAEKAKMQGFGIPAEIVSENGKKLQGNNIDMFFDTFKIRKNKSTPTYPQSNVQAEATNNTLGLILKKSLDEHKGRWCEQLHNVLWAYQTKRRSATGESPFFLTYGAEDVISTEIIMPTMKTEAWEKNLTAE, translated from the exons ATGGCTCTGGTCCAGACCCTAGCATCACAAATACCCAACATCAAGTTCCGACATCTATGCAGAAGAGACCTCAGACATGCtgatgccctagcatacatatcatctaTGCTAAGGGATGAAAGTGTCAAGGCCATCAAGATAACAAAAGTATATGAGCCTTCGATCGCTCCACAACAATCCTTCGTTACCAATCGTGAAGACGATGCAGGGGAGGATATTGCCGACGACAACGTAGGGGAAGATATCCACGATGATTTTGTCGAAGACGATATCTTATCAAGAGCAAACGAAGACGGAGACTTCAGCAACGAGGAGGACTGGAGAACTGAAATCCATATGTTCCTTGAAGAAGGAACGCTATCTGCGGACCTGAATCAAGCTCGAAAGATACAGTCAAAAGcgggaagatacgatcttcgtgACGGAATTCTTTATAAAAAGTCTTTCCTCGGACCTTTATTACGTTATTTATCTAGGGAAGAGGGCCACCATATTCTGAAGGACATCCACTATGGGGACGCATGCAACCACAGTGGAATGAGGTCACTAGCCGAGAAAGCTAAAATGCAAGG gttcggcattccCGCAGAAATTGTCTCCGAAAATGGTAAGAAGCTGCAAGGAAATAATATAGATATgttcttcgatactttcaagatcAGAAAGAATAAATCGACTCCTACCTACCCCCAAAGTAATGTCCAGGCCGAAGCCACGAACAATACTCTGGGCCTTATCCTCAAGAAATCATTAGATGAACACAAGGGTCggtggtgtgaacagctgcataATGTGCTATGGGCATATCAAACCaaacgaagatccgccaccggtgAATCACCATTCttcctcacttatggagccgaAGATGTGATTTCGACAGAAATCATCATGCCAACCATGAAGAcagaagcttgggagaagaacCTAACAGCGGAATGA